From Mobula birostris isolate sMobBir1 chromosome 8, sMobBir1.hap1, whole genome shotgun sequence, the proteins below share one genomic window:
- the cited2 gene encoding LOW QUALITY PROTEIN: cbp/p300-interacting transactivator 2 (The sequence of the model RefSeq protein was modified relative to this genomic sequence to represent the inferred CDS: inserted 2 bases in 2 codons): protein MAERMMVSHGXFPEGVNGLPVRRMAMNPYAQHQHSYGGLMGEHPAVGSLLHYPXGSNVNSGNGAMRHGLVPGVRQPPVAHLGSVSPQSIRYTSGQQQQQQAPPNPAHPQYMGPPVSGNSPAAQLAASMHLQKLTSQYYGHQHHYNLTELHNPGNAIQQQQQQCAEIRHHSPSLPPNHHMSAAILPPNVIDTDFIDEEVLMSLVIELGLDRIKELPELWLGQNEFDFMTEFVCKQQPSRVSC from the exons ATGGCCGAGCGAATGATGGTGAGCCACG GATTTCCCGAAGGAGTCAACGGGTTACCCGTCCGGCGGATGGCTATGAACCCTTATGCCCAGCACCAGCACTCTTACGGCGGCCTGATGGGCGAGCATCCGGCCGTCGGGTCTTTGTTGCACTACC GGGGCAGTAACGTGAACTCCGGCAACGGGGCAATGAGGCACGGACTGGTCCCCGGGGTGAGGCAGCCGCCGGTGGCTCACTTGGGCAGCGTGTCTCCCCAGAGCATCAGGTACACCTCCGggcaacagcagcagcagcaggcgCCTCCAAACCCCGCACATCCCCAGTACATGGGACCGCCGGTGTCCGGGAACAGTCCGGCCGCTCAGCTCGCTGCCAGCATGCACTTGCAAAAATTGACCAGTCAGTACTACGGCCACCAGCATCACTACAACCTTACGGAGCTGCACAACCCGGGCAACGCAattcagcagcagcagcagcagtgcgCCGAGATCAGGCACCACAGCCCTTCTCTGCCACCCAACCATCACATGTCCGCTGCAATACTGCCCCCCAATGTCATAGACACGGATTTTATCGACGAAGAGGTGCTGATGTCCCTGGTGATTGAGTTGGGCTTGGATCGCATCAAAGAACTTCCCGAACTGTGGCTGGGCCAGAATGAGTTCGACTTCATGACCGAGTTTGTTTGTAAACAGCAGCCCAGCCGAGTGAGCTGTTGA